From Chloroflexota bacterium:
CCAAGGTGAAGTGCAGCGAATTTGGCCAGGCATTGATCGATAATATGGTGGGCGAGTAGGCAAGGAAACAAGGAAACAAGTAGACAGGGAAACAGGGAAACAGGGAAACAAGTAGACAGGGAAACAGGGAAACAAGTAGACAGGGAAACAAGGAAATAAGTAGACAGGGAAACAAGGAAATAAGGAAATAAGGCAAGAACTCAGGTGCGACGCACTTGGTCTACAAGATCAAGCCGATTTGAATAAGAATCCGATAATGACGCCTTTGGAGCCATGTGAGCAAGTGCGTTGCACCTTATGGCTGGCTGTCCGGCATCCTGATGAAGGAAAATGGGGATGCGGTGGACACCAACATATCTCCGGCCTTTCAGGCGTCTTGCAGACAGGCCACCTGGCCGCTTTACTCCCGCATTCCCCGCGTCCGCGAGGATGACGATTACGCACCTTCAATGGGGCTGTTTTCAAAGCAGGGAAGGTGCTGATTATTTCATCAGCATGGGCAAAAAGATATACATGGGTTGGGGGGACGGCGTGGCGGTCGGGCTTGCGGTGGGTGTCCGGGTCGGCGTTTCCGTCGGTGTGGGCGTGGGCGTTTCTGTTGGGGTCCTGGTCGGTGTAGGACTGGGTGTGGCGGTGGGGGAGGGGGTGTTGGTGTGCGTCGCGGTCGGCGATGGGGTCGGTGTGGCGGTGGAGGAAGGGGTGTTAGTGTGCGTCGCAGTCGGCGACGGGGTCGGCGTGACGATTGGTTTGGTGAGCGTGAAGGTATCCAGTTGCTCGCCAAGATTGGACAGGAAGATGGCCGTTATCTGATTCTCGTGGATGTCCAGGACAACAGAGCCCAGGATATTCATGGAGGTGAACATGGCTGGATGGTTGAGCGCGCCGTAGCCAAGCCTGGCTGAGCTGCCAGCCACCACGTAAACGGCGCCGCCGTGCGGCCCGATCGTCTTGTCATAGGCACCGTCGCCGGCGGGCCGTCCGTCGCCGTCATCGAGAACCATCGAGTCCTGCAACGTGGTGGATAAGCCGTAGTGGCCGTCCAGCAGAAAAGACCGCTCGTAGCTGTGGCTGTGACCGGTGAAAACCAGGTCCACACCAGCCTCTTCCAGGACCGGCAGGAACAGCTCGCGCATCTTGATCATGCCCCACTCCTCGTCGGAGTCGTGGCTGCCCTTGCTGTAGGGCGGGTGGTGCCAGAAGGCGATGATCCAGTCGGCCTGGGTGGCATTCGCATCGGCCACGGTCCAGTCAAGCATTACGTCGCGCTGGAAGTGCAGAGATTCCGTCGAATCGAGCACGATGAAATGGATGTTGCCGTAGTCGAACGAGTAGAAGGCCTCAGTTCCTGATGCGACGCCACCTGCCTCGCCCATGGTGGGCAGGGTGAAGACGTCGAAATAGGGTCCGGTCTGGGTGGCAGCGGATGCACTGACAGCGTCGTGGTTGCCGTAAGCGGGCCACAGGACACTGGTTTTCAGCGTTTCCGGATAGGTGTTGAACACGCCTATCTGGAATTCGGGGTCGGTGCCCGAGTAGTAGGCATTGTCGCCCAGCATCAGCCAGAGGTCGGTGTGACGGTCACCGGCATAGGCGTAATAGGCGTCACGCACCTGACGGGCGCCGGTGCCACCCGAGCCGGAGTCTCCCAGTATCCAGAGACGGGTGTCACGCGACTGGCCGAGCGGTGGAGACGTGATGAAGTAGGTGCCTGGATCGCCTCCAACCAGGATCTGGGTCGTCGTCCCGACAGCGTAATAATAGGTCGTGTCGGGGGTCAGGTCGCTGAGGGTAATCTCGTGTTCCGTGGTTCCGGCCTCATTGCTCACGCTCCAGATCAAGTTGTCCGGGGAGGGGCCATACAGTACACGACTGTAGGTTACCAGGTTGGTACGCCAGCGGATGTTTATGCTGGTTGACGTGCCCATCTGCAGGTAAGGCCCGCGGGTGACATAGAGGGTCTCGACCTGGGCGGCGTTGGCCGGTCGAAGTACCATGGATTGGCTGGTATCAGCCACATTTTCCTGGATGATCGGCAGTCGAACAAGACTGGCGAACAACAGAACAAAAAGGATCTTCACTGGGGTTCGGATAGTCATAAAGTCAATTCCCGGGCTGATTTTCTTACCGCCAGCCCCAGCGGGTGGCGGTCGCGATCAGGTCACCAACTGTGACGTAAGCTCCCAGGCCGTCGACATTGAAGGTAGCCGGGCAACCTGCGGTGCCAATCGGCTGGTTCCAGCAGGCAGTCACCCGCTGGATGTCGGCGACATCCACATCGCTATCGCAGGAAGCGGGCGATGTGTGGTCGGCGTTGGGCTGCAGATCGGCGAAATAGCAGGCGTCGTTGGGCAAACCAGGTGTGCCGCCAACGGCAGAGGCGTGCCAGGTGACGGGGTCGTTGGCATAGGTGGGACCGGAAAGGCGTTCCAGGGATGGACCGGAGCCGTCGGGCGTGCCTGGCCAGGGAGAGCTATCGCTGTAGAGAATGCGATCCACAGGGATGTAGGGAGGAATGCCGGCCACGGGCGTGTCGGGCCTGGCGAGGGTCAGACCTTCGCCCCCGTTGCTTAGGCTGCCGTCGTAGGGACCGAAGACAGGCACCTCGGCAGGCACATTGTAGATGCCGGCAAAAAGAATTGGATCGATGTCGACGACCAGAGCCAGGCCACGGGCCGGGATCATGGCGGCGGGCGGGAAGGCGAAGTCTATGCCGTCGGTGAGGCGCCAGGTGTTGCCGGGGTAGACAGGATCGAAAAGCGGGATCGGGCTATCGGTGATATTGAGCAACTCGATGTATTCCAGGGCGCCGGGTGCCGGATGGTACATGAGCTCGTTGAACACAACGGGGCCGACCAATGGATAGCCGTTGGGGGCGCCGGTGCCGGTTCTGAACTGCTGGAGGGAGGCGGGGTTCTCGACGCCAAAGGTGCTTCGGCTCAAGGCAACGAAGTCGACGCCGGTGGAAGTTGGGTACCGTCCCATGGACCTGTTGGTCTCGGAGGGGCCGAAGCGCACGCCGGTGGAGTAGGGGATCAGCGTGCCATCGGGCTGGGCCGCGGAGAGGAAAAGCCGCTCTCCATCGGCGCTGAGCGCGAAGCTGGGCGGCAGGCCGGGCGTGGGGTTGAACTGATACTCGTAGAAGACGTAGAAACCGTTGGCGGGAATGGTTGTGCCATTGGGGATACGGTATTTCTTCAAGGTGTCGTTATCATCGCTCAGGAACCAGCCGCCGACGTCGATGGGGCTGCCTGTGGGATTGATCAGTTCGATGGCATCCTCGAAGGGTGCGTCGCTGTGAGCGAGAAGTTCGTTGATGAGTACCCCACCGTCAAAGGGCAGCGGGTCTTCCTCGC
This genomic window contains:
- a CDS encoding metallophosphoesterase, coding for MTIRTPVKILFVLLFASLVRLPIIQENVADTSQSMVLRPANAAQVETLYVTRGPYLQMGTSTSINIRWRTNLVTYSRVLYGPSPDNLIWSVSNEAGTTEHEITLSDLTPDTTYYYAVGTTTQILVGGDPGTYFITSPPLGQSRDTRLWILGDSGSGGTGARQVRDAYYAYAGDRHTDLWLMLGDNAYYSGTDPEFQIGVFNTYPETLKTSVLWPAYGNHDAVSASAATQTGPYFDVFTLPTMGEAGGVASGTEAFYSFDYGNIHFIVLDSTESLHFQRDVMLDWTVADANATQADWIIAFWHHPPYSKGSHDSDEEWGMIKMRELFLPVLEEAGVDLVFTGHSHSYERSFLLDGHYGLSTTLQDSMVLDDGDGRPAGDGAYDKTIGPHGGAVYVVAGSSARLGYGALNHPAMFTSMNILGSVVLDIHENQITAIFLSNLGEQLDTFTLTKPIVTPTPSPTATHTNTPSSTATPTPSPTATHTNTPSPTATPSPTPTRTPTETPTPTPTETPTRTPTASPTATPSPQPMYIFLPMLMK